AAGAAAATCCTTCTGATGAGCACTTCAAACGGAAAACGCGGCGCTGCTTCTGCTTTGGAATACACAAAAAATGTACTTCCCAGATTTGGCGCTACCATTGTTGAAAGCTTTAGTTTTCCTTCATATTCAGAAAACTTTTCGGAAGAATCAAATTCAATTTCCAACGAAGTGCTACTCTTGGGATTTACAGATGTTATTCAAAATTTTGTGCATCAAATTGAGCAATAATGCGAACCATAAAGAAACTTTCTTTTTCTTTAAACGAAAATCTTAAAACAAGTTTACTGCTTTGGGCACAACAGTTTGATGAGGTTGTTTGGATGGACAGCAACAATTATTCACAAAAACATGCCACCTATCAGGCAATTCTGGCAGTCGATGCTTTTACCGCTATAAAAACTGATGCTCACAATGCTTTTGATAAATTAAAAGATTATCAACACTCAACGGCAGATTGGATTTTTGGCTATATGACCTATGACCTTAAAAACGATGTAGAAAAGTTGAATTCCAATAATTTTGATGGCTTGGGTTTTCCGGACCTATATTATTTTCAACCAAAAAAAATTTTCCTTTTTACTGAAAATAGTGTGGAGATGCATTATTTGAATATGGTCGCAGATGAAATTGATAATGATTTCCGGACTATTTCTGAAATTAATCAACACCCCGAAGAACCTGTCCATCAGAAAAATATAAAAATAAGCATCCGGACCTCTAAAGACAACTACCTTCAGAAAGTGGAAGAGGTGCTTGAGCACATTAAGCGGGGAGATATATATGAAGTAAACATCTGTCAGGAATTTTATGCCGAAGATGCTGAAATCAATCCATTGGAAGCATTTATTCAGCTCAATAGAATTTCCAAGCCTCCATTTTCAGTTTTTTTAAAGCTAAACAATATTTTTGCCCTTTCAGCTTCCCCCGAGCGCTATTTAAAAAAAACTGGAACTACTGTTATTTCGCAGCCTATAAAAGGAACGGCCAAGCGTTTGAAAAACAAGAAAAAGGATATAGAAATGGCGCAGCAATTGGCAAAAGACCCAAAAGAGCGCAGCGAAAACATAATGATTACAGATTTGGTGCGAAACGATCTCTCCCGCATTGCCGAAAAAGGAAGTGTTTCCGTTGAGGAACTTTGCGCCATCTATACTTTTGAACAAGTGCATCAAATGATTTCTACGGTTACCTGTAGTGTTTCGCAAAATACCTCCAGCGTTGAAATTTTAAGAAACACCTTCCCAATGGGCAGCATGACGGGTGCACCAAAAATTTCTGCAATGCAGATTATAGAAGAAACAGAAGATGCCAAGCGTGGGCTATACAGCGGGGCTATCGGCTATTTCACGCCCACGGGAGATTTTGACTTTAATGTTGTTATTAGAAGTATTCTCTATAATTCTTCCACTAAATATGTAAGTTTTTCCGTTGGTGGGGCCATTACAATAAATTCTGTGCCCGAAAAGGAATACGAAGAATGTTTACTTAAGGCAAAAGCTATGCGTGAGGTATTACATACTATTTTATAAGTTATTAAACTTATAAATCCTATTTATTAGTTTTTAAGCTAATAAAATACATTTATTAGTTTTTAAGCTAATAAAAAATGTATATTTGAATAAATATTAAAAAATGACCTACTCCGTAATATCTGGCGATATTGTTTCATCAACAGGTTTGCATATCCAAGACCGCAAATTGGTGGAAGAATATCTAAACATTTTGCTCCAAAACTTGAAGAAGGAATTTAATGTGTATGGTCGCATTATAAAAGGTGACTATCTGGAATGTGTGGTTCCGAATGCCTCTCAAGGGCTACAAGTGGCCCTTGCCATAAAAAGCTTTGTAAAGGCAATTCCCATCCAAATGAAAACTTATAAAAGCGAAGATAACAGGATAAAACAGTTCAAAACCCACGGAATAAGGCTAGCAATAGGATATGGAAAACTAAGCCGTTACAAACCGGAAGAAGGTATAATTGATGGCGAGGCCATTTACCTTTCAGGTCGGGAAATAAGTGGGGAGACAACCTACAACAAAGAACGCATCGTTATAAAAAACACCCTGTTTTTTGCATCAAAAAACGAAGATTTTAATAAAAATTTCCAACCTTTACTTGCATTGCTGGATGTTTTATTGAGCAAAGCAACCGCACGACAATGTGAAGTTTTGTACTTAAAATTAATGAACAACCAAGAAGATGAAATAGCCAAACGCCTAGGTATTGGCCAGTCTGCTGTAAATCAGCACTCTACAAGCGTTGGCTGGAATGCTATTGAAGAAGCGGTAAATTATTATAAAATGGTAATTTCAAAATAGAAGCTTATGGGATTAAAGGAATTATTGCTACTTCAATTCATCGCACACCTTTGTTTGGATTACTTTTTCCAAACAGATAAATTGGCAAACCAGAAAAATACAATTGGTTTTAAAAGTTCCTTTTTATATTGGCACGGTTTGGCGTGCTTTGCATTGGCGTGGTTATTTTCGTTGCAAATCAATTTTGTTTTCTTTGCGGCAATAATCGCCATAAGCCATTTCTTATTAGACGGGTTTAAGCGCCACCTTAATAACAATAGCTATTTTGGACGCTATGCTTTTTTTATAGACCAGACTGCACATTTGGCAATCCTTACCTTGGTAGTTTTTTGGTATGATAAATGGCACGCTATAATTCCTTCAATCGAGGTCTCCATAAATTTTAGGTACTTGCTTATAGTTACGGGGTATTTGGTCTGTTTAAAACCAGCAAATATATTTATAAGAGAAGTGTTCAGCTCTACTGAAATTCAAGTTAGTAGCGACAATGAAATGCCCAATGCCGGAAAGGTCATAGGCGTTTTAGAGCGTATTTTAACACTTACATTTATTTTAGTTTCACAATATTCAGCAGTAGGCTTTCTCATTGCCGCAAAATCTATTTTACGTTACGGAAACAATGAAACATTAAAAACGGAATATGTGCTAATAGGGACAATGCTAAGCTTTGGAATTGCCGTTATTGCGGGTATTATTATTAATTTCTTTTAAATTACAATCAGATTGTTAGCCCAATTCATAAAAGATATTGAAATTCATTTTTCTTTTTTAAAAGAAAAAAAACTGCTCATCGCCTGCAGTGGCGGCTTGGACAGTGTGGTTTTAACACATTTGATGAAAAGATCGGGTTTCCAGATTGCACTAGCACACTGTAATTTTTCCCTCCGCGGAAAGGAGAGCGATGATGATGAGATGTTCGTAATCGGTTTGGCAAAACAACTTGAAATTCCTGTGTTTGCTGAAACTTTTGACACCAAAACATTTGCCCGGGAACATAAAATTTCAACCCAAATTGCAGCCCGCGAACTCCGCTACGCTTGGTTTGCTGAAATTTTAAAGGATTTTAAGTATGATTATCTCTTGACCGCCCACCATTTGGATGATGATCTGGAAACATTTTTTATCAACCTTTCACGTGGTACGGGTTTAAATGGCCTCACAGGAATTCCAAAGCAGAACAATAAAATCATTAGACCACTTTTAAATTTTTCAAAAGAAGAAATTTCAAAATTCGCTAATGAAAACAGTTTGAAATGGCGAGAGGATAGCAGCAACAAAAAAACAGATTATCTTCGGAATAAGTTGCGATTGGAAATGCTGCCGAAATTTAAGGAAACCAACGAAGCTATTCTGAAAAATTTTCAAAAAACCCAGCAAAACCTACAAGATTCGCAAAGCCTCATTGATGATTATATGGCTTTGGTCTACAAACTTACAGTAACAGAAGCTGAAAATTCATATAATATAAATATCCCAAAAATTCTGGAACTGCCACATACTGATGCCTTGCTGTATCAATTGTTGTTCGACTTTGGGTTTACGGAGTGGAAAGATGTTTCAAACTTGCTGGACGCACAAACGGGAAAACAGGTTTTTTCAAAAACGCATCGACTTTTAAAGAACCGAGACGAATTAGTACTAACGGAAATCGATACAGAAAAAACCAATTATGAATTTTTAATTTACGAAGATGGAATAACCACGCCGATAAATTTAAAAATAGAACCCTCAAAGTATATTGGCGAAACCGAAAAAAACTTGATTTACGTTGCTTCAGAAAAACTAAACTTTCCATTAAAACTAAGAAAGTGGGAGAGAGGGGATAGTTTTCAGCCTTTCGGAATGACAGGAAAAAAAAAGCTCAGCAAATTTTTCAAAGACGAAAAAATAGCTCTTAATGAAAAGGAAAATATATGGTTGCTTTTATGTGACGAAAAAATAGTTTGGGTAATCGGTCACCGGATGGACGACCGTTTTAAAGTAACGAAAGAGTCAAAGAAGATTTTGAAGATAATTTGGAAAGCCTAATAATACAAAACTCCCGACCAGTGGCCGGGAGTCTTTAACAAACCTAACTTAGTAAACTTTAAAGTGCACCAAGAATATTTTCTATCCCCACAAAAAATATTGCTTTGTGCATTATCCACTAATTCTATAATCCAAATATAGGATAGGAAATAAATTTCCACAATACGTACTTACACGTATTTTTTTTCTGATGGAAATCATTTTGAATTGTAAACAATAATAGTAACTTTCCATTTATGAATAGACCAAAAAAAATAGGGGTTTTAACCAGTGGGGGAGATGCCCCGGGAATGAATGCTGCAATCCGTGCGGTTGTAAGAGCTTGCGCTTATTACAATCTTGAATGTGTAGGCATTTATCGCGGATTGCAAGGTTTGATAGAAGGTGATTTTAAAGAACTTAATGCCCGTACTGTAAAGAATATTATCAACCGCGGTGGAACCTTTCTAAAATCTGCACGATCAAAAGAGTTCCGAACTGAAGAAGGTAGAAAAAAAGCTTTCAATAATCTACAAAACGAAAATATAGATGCCTTGGTCGTTATTGGTGGGGATGGTACTTTTGCAGGCGCTTCCGTTTTTATTAAGGAATTTAACTTCCCGATTGTGGGTCTTCCCGGAACCATAGATAATGATATAAATGGCACCGATTATACAATTGGTTATGATACAGCTCTAAATACTGTGGTGGAAGCCATTGACAAAATTCGAGACACAGCAAACTCACACAATCGCCTTTTTTTGGTAGAAGTAATGGGCCGCGATGCAGGCGACATTGCCTTGAATGCAGGAATAGGGGCTGGAGCCGAGGAGATTTTGATACCCGAACAGAATATGGGCCGCGAACGTTTGGTTGAATCACTAAGCAGAAGTAAAAAATCTGGAAAAACTTCAAGTATTGTTGTGGTTTCCGAAGGAGACCAAATTGGTAAAAACATTTTTGGCCTTGCCCAGTATATCGAAGAAAATTTAAAAGAATATGAAGTTAGGGTTACCGTACTTGGCCATATACAACGGGGCGGCTCCCCAAGTTGTTATGATCGTGTGCTCGCAAGCCGTCTGGGCGTCGGCGCTATTGATGCACTTTTGCGCGGTGAAACTAATGTGATGATTGGTATCGTTCACAATAAAGTAGTTTCAGTTCCTTTTTCAGAAGCAATAAAGGGAAGTAATGAAATAGATGAAGATTTGATTCGCGTGGCAGATATCATTTCAATTTAAAAAAATAAAGAAAAATAAAATTAATAAATGAAGACGAAAATAGGAATTAACGGCTTTGGTCGAATTGGGCGTTTAGCTTTCAGAATAGCATCTCAAAGAAAAGATATTGAAATAGTTGCGGTAAATGATTTGTTGGAAGTAAATCATTTAGCATATTTATTGAAATATGACTCCGTACACGGAAAATATCCCGGAACAGTTGAAGTAAAAAATGGAGATTTGGTAGTTGATGGCAATAAAATAAGGGTTACGTCAGAAAAAAATCCAGCAGACCTGAAATGGAACGATGTAAACGCAGAAATAATCATTGATTGTACAGGAATTTTCAAGGAAGTAGATACTGCCTCATCACACTTAAAAGCGGGAGCAAAAAAAGTGATAATCTCTGCACCTTCCAAAACGGCACCTATGTATGTCATGGGCGTCAACCATACAGAGGTAAAATCTTCGGATACAATTATTTCAAATGCCTCATGCACCACAAACTGTCTTGCGCCGATGGCAAAAATAATAAATGACGAATATGGAATTGTTGAAGCTTTAATGACAACAGTACATTCTGTAACAGCCTCACAGTCCACTGTGGATCAGCCTTCAAAGAAAAATTTCCGAATGGGCAGAAGCGCATTGAGCAATATTATTCCCACAACTACGGGTGCAGCTGTTGCTGTAACTAAAGTTATTCCAGAGTTAAAGGGAAAATTGACTGGAATGGCTTTTCGTGTTCCCACTGCAGATGTTTCGGTGGTTGATTTAACTGTTAGAATTAAAAAAGCAACTACATACGAAGAAATAAAAGCACTTTTCAAGAATGCTTCTGAAAATGAGTATCACGGAATCGTGAATTATACAGAAGACCCAGTGGTTTCGCAGGATTTTGTCTCCGACCCGCATATATGTACTTTTGATGCCAACGCCGGCATTGCGCTTAATGATAATTTCTTTAAGTTAGTGGCTTGGTACGATAACGAATATGGCTATTCTGCAAAATTGGTTGATCTGGCCGCGCACGTTGCAACTTTATAAATTATGATTTTAATAACCGATGGAGGCTCTACAAAATGTGATTGGGTTTTGTTAGATAATTCCGGCAATCTAGTTTTTAAAACAGCTACTTTAGGTCTGAACCCAACGGTTGTTCCAAAAGAAGAATTATTGCTTCGCATTGCCTCAAATGAAGATTTAAAAAATGTTTTCCAAAGTGCTGAACTGCTCGATTTTTATGGGGCTGGTTGTGGCACGCCCACATTGCGAAACATTTTAATGGAAGTTTTGGAAACATTATTTACAAATGCAAAAGTAACCGTTTCCGAAGATATGGTTGCGGCAGTTTTTGCGACTACAACTGAAGCGGGAATTGTGTGCATTTTGGGTACAGGCAGCAACAGTTGTTATTTTGATGGAACTGACATCCATGCGCCAACCCCCGCTTTGGGCTTTATTCTGATGGACGAAGCAAGTGGCAATTATTTCGGAAAAAGATTGATCCGCGATTTTTATTATCATCGAATGCCGAAGGAGATTGCTTCAGAATTTGAGAACCGTTTCAATCTGGAAGCCGATGAAATAAAAATGAATCTGTACAAAAAGCCAAATCCAAACGCATATTTGGCGTCTTTTGCCCAATTCATATTTACACAGAAAGAAATAAACCCATACTTTTACGCGCTGATAAAAGAGGGCATTTCAAATTTTATAGAATGCCGTATTCTTTGTTATGAAAAAGCGCACGAGGTCCCCGTTCATTTTATTGGCTCCATCGCACATTTTTCAAAAGAAATTATAGAAGAATGTTTTGCAGAGCACAACCTTGAACTTGGAAATATCGTTCAACGTCCCATTGATGGTTTGATTGGTTACTATAAAAAAAGAATTCAAAAATCGTAAATCCAAATGTTTTTACCCGCTATAAATCCTACAAAAACAAAAGCTTGGCAAGCACTTGAAAATCATTTTCAAAAAATCAGCGAGCAACAGTTGCAGGATATTTTTGAAAAGGATGCCGATCGCGCCAATCATTTTAAAATTGAATGGCAGAATTTTTACGTAGATTATTCAAAAAATCGAATTACAAAAGAAACCATTTCTCAATTATTGAAACTTGCCGACGAAGTAAAACTTAAGGAGGCCATATACCAACAATTTTCGGGAAAAAAGATTAACGAAACCGAAGATCGTGCCGTGCTGCACACTGCTTTACGTGATTTTGAAAATATGAAGCCCGTAGTAAAAGCCACGCTTCAAAAAATGGAACTTTTTTCGGAAGGAATAGTATCGGGTTCGCATAAAGGGTTCACTGGAAAACCGATTACAGATGTTGTAAATATAGGCATTGGCGGCAGCCATTTAGGGCCAGAGATGGTCACGGAAGCGCTTCATTTTTATAGGAATCATTTAAAAACGCATTTTATCGCAAACATTGATGGCGATGCCGTTGCCGAAATTTTAAGTGAATTAAACCCGGAAACAACTCTTTTTATCATTGTTTCAAAAAGTTTTACAACCCAGGAAACCATTGCAAATGCTATCGTTGTGAAGGAGTGGTTTTTAAAAAGTGCTTCAGAAGCTGACATTCAAAAACATTTTGTGGCAGTTTCGGCAAATATTGAGGGTGCAAAAGAATTTGGTATTTCAGAAGCAAATATTTTCCCGATGCAGGATTGGGTTGGTGGCAGATTTTCACTTTGGAGTTCGGTAGGACTTTCTATTTGTTGTGCTATTAGTTTTAAGAATTTTGAAGCGATGCTGAAAGGCGCTTATGAAATGGATAACCATTTTAAAAATGAAGATTTTGCAGGAAATATTCCCGTGATACTTGCTTTACTTTCAATTTGGTACAATAATTTTTTTAAAGCGGAAAGTGAAGCTGTTGTGGCATATTCACAATACCTTCACAAACTTGTACCTTACCTGCAACAGGCGGTAATGGAAAGCAACGGCAAAAGCGTGGACCGTAATGGGGAAAAAATAGATTACCAAAGCGGGATGATAGTGTGGGGCAATGTCGGTAGTAATTCGCAGCACGCTTATTTTCAGCTTTTGCACCAAGGCACAAAATTGATTCCAACCGATTTTATTGGTTTTAGTCAGTCTTTACACGGCAATAAAGAAAACCATAATATTTTAATGGCTAATTTTTTTGCGCAAACTGAAGCACTTTGGGAGGGAACCCATCATAAAAATATTGAAAATTCTTTTAAATCCTTTGACGGAAACAAACCCACCAATACTATTCTGATAAAAAAATTGTCGCCCAAAAATCTAGGAAGCCTTATTGCGCTTTACGAGCACAAACTTTTCGTTCAAGGCATTATTTGGAATATTTTCAGTTACGACCAATGGGGAGTCGAATTAGGTAAAACCGTGGCAAAAGGAACTCTAAGAGCTATTGAAAGTAAAGACCCCTCTAAGATCAAAAACCAATCAACCGCTAATTTGTTGAAAAAATTTATGAAAGAATAGCTACAAACTTCGCACTTCACATTTCAAACTTCCCACATTTTTTATATCTTTCAGTTATAAACTCCCCGTTTATACTTACTGAATTATGCTTACAAAAGTTTATGGAAGCGCCGTATTTGGCGTGGAGGCAACTACTATTACTGTAGAAGTAAACGTTGATAATGGAATAGGGTATCATTTGGTTGGCCTACCTGATAATGCCATTCGCGAAAGCAATTTTCGTATTGCTGCTGCCCTGCAAAACAACGGTTACAAAATTCCCGGAAAGAAATTGATTCTCAACATGTCTCCGGCAGACCTTCGGAAGGAAGGCTCTGCATATGACCTTACGTTGGCGATGGGTATTCTCGTTGCCACGGAACAGATTGAAGAGCGAAATCCACTTTCGGAATATATTATTATGGGGGAACTTTCCCTTGACGGAAATTTGCAACCCATTCGTGGTGCTTTACCAATTGCGCTGAAAGCAAAAGAGGAAGGTTTTAAGGGATTTATACTTCCGAAACAAAACGCAAAAGAAGCTGCTATCGTTGAAGGAATTGAAGTTTATGGAATTGAGAATATAAAAGAAGTAATCGATTTTTTCAACGAGAACATTCCCCTCGAAAAAACCGAGGTGGATATGGTGGCCGAATTTTACGAGCACTTAGAACATCCCGAACACGATTTTGCCGATGTAAAAGGGCAAGAATCCATTAAACGCTGCATGGAAATTGCCGCTGCGGGCGGTCACAATATTATTTTGATTGGTCCACCCGGTTCGGGAAAAACGATGCTTGCCAAACGTCTGCCCAGCATTCTTCCACCCATGACTTTACAAGAAAGTCTCGAAACTACAAAAATACACAGTGTCGCCGGACGCACTATGGAAAAAGGCGGCATTATGACTTCGCGTCCTTTCCGCAGTCCGCATCATACAATTTCAGATGTTGCCCTGGTTGGTGGCGGACAATATCCGCAGCCGGGTGAAATAAGTTTGGCGCACAACGGCGTGTTGTTTTTGGATGAATTACCCGAATTTAAGCGCGGTGTGTTGGAAGTAATGCGCCAACCCTTGGAAGATCGCGATGTAACAATTTCCCGTGCAAAATTCACAGTTACCTATCCCTCCAGTTTTATGCTCGTGGCGAGTATGAACCCAAGTCCGGGAGGATATTTTAATGATCCTGATGCGCCTGTAATGTCTTCACCTGCAGAAATGCAGCGCTATTTAAGTAAAATTTCCGGTCCGCTTTTGGACAGGATAGACATTCACATAGAAGTAACGCCAGTTCCGTTTGAAAAACTGAGCGACGAACGCCGTGGTGAATCCAGCATTGTAATTAGGGAGCGGGTTACCAATGCCCGCAAAATTCAAGCGGAACGCTTTTTGGAATTTGAAAAAGTACATTACAACGCCCAAATGGGAGTGAAGCAGATTCGTCAGTTTTGTAAACTTGACGAAGCTTCGTTACAACTTTTAAAAACCGCCATGGAACGTTTAAATCTTTCTGCTCGTGCGTATGATCGTATTCTAAAAGTTGCAAGAACCATTGCCGATTTGGAAGCTTCCGAAGAAATAAACGGCAATCACATTTCCGAGTCAATACAATATAGAAGTTTGGATAGGGATGGGTGGTTTGGATAATATTTCGAAATTATTAACCACCGTCTCGTTTTAACTTATTTTTAAGATTTAAACACGCTTCACATAGTATCTTTAAAACTTTCTTAAAATGATACTCAATTATGTTTAAAAACTCACTTAAAATCAGTGTTGTGGCAATAGCTATGGCAACATTGATAGCTTTTTCCTGTAAGTCAAAACAAGAGGCAAGCACCGATGAAAGCGCCAAACTTTCCGTGGAATTTGAAAAATACGAATTAGATAATGGCCTAGATGTAATTCTTCATCAAGATAAAAGCGACCCGATTGTTTCACTCGCCATACAATACGGCGTAGGTTCAAACCGTGAAAAAACGGGACGTACCGGCTTTGCCCACTTGTTTGAGCACATGCTTTTTCAAGAATCTGAAAATGTACCGCAAGACCAGTTTTTTAAAACAATCCAAGATGCCGGAGGAACACTTAACGGCGGAACGTGGAAAGATGGCACGATTTATTATGAAGTGGTGCCCAAAAATGCAATGGAAACCGTAATGTGGCTGGAAAGCGATCGCATGGGTTATTTAATAAATACAGTAACAGAATCTGCCTTTTATAACCAACAAGAGGTAGTGCAGAATGAAAAGCGCCAAAGGGTTGACAATAATCCTTATGGGCACACCAGTTGGGTAATTGACAAAAATTTATATCCCGAAGGGCATCCATACAATTGGCAGGTAATTGGCGAATTGGAAGATCTTCAAAATGCGACTGTGGAAGACGTAAAGGAGTTTTACGATCGCTTTTACGGTCCTAATAATGCAACTTTAGTTTTAGCGGGAGATTTTGAAACCGAGGAAGCCAAAAAAATGATTGAAAAATATTTTGGTGAAATAAAGCGTCGCCAAGAAGTGGAGCCTTTAAAACCACAACCCGTGACTTTAGCGGAGACAAAAAGGCTTTATCATGAAGATAACTTTGCCACAGCCCCCCAACTAAATATGGTTTGGCCAACGGTGCAACAATATACTGAAGATGCGTATGCGCTGGATTTTTTTGGTGAAATACTTTCACAAGGAAAAAAAGCGCCACTGTATAAAGTTTTGGTGAAAGAAAAAGATCTTACCGCCAGAACTACAGCGTACAATAACTCAAGTGAATTGGCGGGCGATTTTCAAATCTCGATAACAGCAAACAATGGAGTTGATCTAGATTCCATTGAAAGTGGTATAAATGAGGCTTTTATCCTTTTTGAAAAAGAAGGAGTGACTGATCGTGATATTGAAAGAATTAAAGCAGGTCTCGAAACCCAATTTTACAACGGAATCAGTAGCGTGTTGGGTAAATCATTCCAATTGGCACGATATAATGTGTTTACCAACGACCCAGGTTTTATTACAGAAGATATTGAAAACATCAAAAAAGTGACCAAGGAAGATGTGGTTCGTGTTTACAATAACTATATAAAAGATAAACCCTACGTAATGACCAGTTTTGTTCCAAAAGGGCAGTTAGAGCTTATCGCTGAAAATTCAGAAAAAGCAAATGTGGTAGAAGAGGAGATTAAGGAAAATGTAACTAAAACCGTTGAAAATGCAGATACGGAAATTGTAAAAACACCTTCCAGCTTTGACCGTTCCACCCCACCGGTTCAAGGGACAGCCCCTGAATTGTCTATTCCCGAAATTTGGAATGCAACGCTTGAAAACGGGATAAAAGTTTCTGGAATTGAGCAGAACGAAATTCCAACCGTTAACTTCAGTTTGGTAATTGAAGGTGGCCACCTACTAGATAATATGCAAAAAAACGGAGTGGCAAACTTAATGAGTGATATTTTAATGGAAGGTACAGCCAATAAAACCCCTGAAGAGTTGGAGGAAGCCATTGACCTTTTGGGTGCAAGCATCAATATGTACACTACGGATGAATCTATCGTAATTAGAGGCAATACCTTGACCCGTAATTTCGATAAAACAATGGATTTGGTAACCGAAATCCTCTTAGAACCGCGTTGGGATGAAGAAGAATTGGGCCGTATTAAAACCAAAACCATTAACCAAATAGAACGTTCCGATGCAAACCCAAATGTAGTTGCAAATCGGGTCTACAATAAAATTCTTTACGGAGAAGACCATATTTTCAGTTATCCTGCTATTGGAACCGTTGAATCTGTAAAGGCAATTACCATGAACGATTTAAAGGAGTATTACAACAAGAATTTTTCGCCTTCTATAAGTTCATTCCAAGTAGTTGGAAAAATTGACAAAGAGGCAGTTTTGAAAGATTTGAAAGGCTTGGAAGAGCGTTGGGCCGCAAAGAAGGTTGCTATTCCTGAATATCCAATTGCAAATAATAGAGATAAAGCCTCCCTTTATTTTGTAGATATTCCAAACGCTAAGCAATCTGTAATTAATGTTGGTTATATAGCATTGCCAAGAACCGATGTCGATTTTTACCCAGCGGAAGTGATGAACTATAAATTGGGTGGCTCTTTTTCAGGAAATGTGAATTTAATCTTGCGTGAAGAAAAAGGCTATACTTATGGTGCACGAACCGGTTTCAGCGGAAGTAAAATTCCTGGAACATTTACAGCTTCTTCAAGCGTTAGAACCAATACCACTGGAGAATCTGTAGAGATTTTTAGGGATGAAATTTCAAAATACAAAGAAGGTATTTCTCCCGAAGATCTTGAATTTACGAAGAATGCACTTATAAAATCTAACGCCCGTCGTTTTGAGACACAGGGTTCACTTTTGGGAATGTTACAAGAAATCAACGAATATAACCTTCCGGCAAATTACATTGAAAAAG
The Aequorivita iocasae genome window above contains:
- the pabB gene encoding aminodeoxychorismate synthase component I, whose protein sequence is MRTIKKLSFSLNENLKTSLLLWAQQFDEVVWMDSNNYSQKHATYQAILAVDAFTAIKTDAHNAFDKLKDYQHSTADWIFGYMTYDLKNDVEKLNSNNFDGLGFPDLYYFQPKKIFLFTENSVEMHYLNMVADEIDNDFRTISEINQHPEEPVHQKNIKISIRTSKDNYLQKVEEVLEHIKRGDIYEVNICQEFYAEDAEINPLEAFIQLNRISKPPFSVFLKLNNIFALSASPERYLKKTGTTVISQPIKGTAKRLKNKKKDIEMAQQLAKDPKERSENIMITDLVRNDLSRIAEKGSVSVEELCAIYTFEQVHQMISTVTCSVSQNTSSVEILRNTFPMGSMTGAPKISAMQIIEETEDAKRGLYSGAIGYFTPTGDFDFNVVIRSILYNSSTKYVSFSVGGAITINSVPEKEYEECLLKAKAMREVLHTIL
- a CDS encoding helix-turn-helix transcriptional regulator; amino-acid sequence: MTYSVISGDIVSSTGLHIQDRKLVEEYLNILLQNLKKEFNVYGRIIKGDYLECVVPNASQGLQVALAIKSFVKAIPIQMKTYKSEDNRIKQFKTHGIRLAIGYGKLSRYKPEEGIIDGEAIYLSGREISGETTYNKERIVIKNTLFFASKNEDFNKNFQPLLALLDVLLSKATARQCEVLYLKLMNNQEDEIAKRLGIGQSAVNQHSTSVGWNAIEEAVNYYKMVISK
- a CDS encoding DUF3307 domain-containing protein encodes the protein MGLKELLLLQFIAHLCLDYFFQTDKLANQKNTIGFKSSFLYWHGLACFALAWLFSLQINFVFFAAIIAISHFLLDGFKRHLNNNSYFGRYAFFIDQTAHLAILTLVVFWYDKWHAIIPSIEVSINFRYLLIVTGYLVCLKPANIFIREVFSSTEIQVSSDNEMPNAGKVIGVLERILTLTFILVSQYSAVGFLIAAKSILRYGNNETLKTEYVLIGTMLSFGIAVIAGIIINFF
- the tilS gene encoding tRNA lysidine(34) synthetase TilS, giving the protein MLAQFIKDIEIHFSFLKEKKLLIACSGGLDSVVLTHLMKRSGFQIALAHCNFSLRGKESDDDEMFVIGLAKQLEIPVFAETFDTKTFAREHKISTQIAARELRYAWFAEILKDFKYDYLLTAHHLDDDLETFFINLSRGTGLNGLTGIPKQNNKIIRPLLNFSKEEISKFANENSLKWREDSSNKKTDYLRNKLRLEMLPKFKETNEAILKNFQKTQQNLQDSQSLIDDYMALVYKLTVTEAENSYNINIPKILELPHTDALLYQLLFDFGFTEWKDVSNLLDAQTGKQVFSKTHRLLKNRDELVLTEIDTEKTNYEFLIYEDGITTPINLKIEPSKYIGETEKNLIYVASEKLNFPLKLRKWERGDSFQPFGMTGKKKLSKFFKDEKIALNEKENIWLLLCDEKIVWVIGHRMDDRFKVTKESKKILKIIWKA
- the pfkA gene encoding 6-phosphofructokinase yields the protein MNRPKKIGVLTSGGDAPGMNAAIRAVVRACAYYNLECVGIYRGLQGLIEGDFKELNARTVKNIINRGGTFLKSARSKEFRTEEGRKKAFNNLQNENIDALVVIGGDGTFAGASVFIKEFNFPIVGLPGTIDNDINGTDYTIGYDTALNTVVEAIDKIRDTANSHNRLFLVEVMGRDAGDIALNAGIGAGAEEILIPEQNMGRERLVESLSRSKKSGKTSSIVVVSEGDQIGKNIFGLAQYIEENLKEYEVRVTVLGHIQRGGSPSCYDRVLASRLGVGAIDALLRGETNVMIGIVHNKVVSVPFSEAIKGSNEIDEDLIRVADIISI
- the gap gene encoding type I glyceraldehyde-3-phosphate dehydrogenase; this translates as MKTKIGINGFGRIGRLAFRIASQRKDIEIVAVNDLLEVNHLAYLLKYDSVHGKYPGTVEVKNGDLVVDGNKIRVTSEKNPADLKWNDVNAEIIIDCTGIFKEVDTASSHLKAGAKKVIISAPSKTAPMYVMGVNHTEVKSSDTIISNASCTTNCLAPMAKIINDEYGIVEALMTTVHSVTASQSTVDQPSKKNFRMGRSALSNIIPTTTGAAVAVTKVIPELKGKLTGMAFRVPTADVSVVDLTVRIKKATTYEEIKALFKNASENEYHGIVNYTEDPVVSQDFVSDPHICTFDANAGIALNDNFFKLVAWYDNEYGYSAKLVDLAAHVATL
- a CDS encoding N-acetylglucosamine kinase: MILITDGGSTKCDWVLLDNSGNLVFKTATLGLNPTVVPKEELLLRIASNEDLKNVFQSAELLDFYGAGCGTPTLRNILMEVLETLFTNAKVTVSEDMVAAVFATTTEAGIVCILGTGSNSCYFDGTDIHAPTPALGFILMDEASGNYFGKRLIRDFYYHRMPKEIASEFENRFNLEADEIKMNLYKKPNPNAYLASFAQFIFTQKEINPYFYALIKEGISNFIECRILCYEKAHEVPVHFIGSIAHFSKEIIEECFAEHNLELGNIVQRPIDGLIGYYKKRIQKS